One Monomorium pharaonis isolate MP-MQ-018 unplaced genomic scaffold, ASM1337386v2 scaffold_104, whole genome shotgun sequence genomic window carries:
- the LOC105839415 gene encoding pyruvate carboxylase, mitochondrial isoform X1 → MHSMRAHRALNKHKTVLQIWKIATRCFGTDVEYRPIRSVLVANRGEIAIRVFRACSELGIRSVAIYSEQDKMQMHRQKADEGYLVGQGLPPVQAYLNIPEIIQVAKENNVDAIHPGYGFLSERADFAQAVTNAGIRFIGPSPKVVQQMGDKVAARQAAIEAGVPIVPGTDGPVTNSDEAVEFCMKHGLPVIFKAAYGGGGRGMRVVRQMEEVREMFDRASSEAAAAFGNGAMFIEKFIERPRHIEVQLLGDHAGNVVHLFERDCSVQRRHQKVVEIAPAPALAPKVREKMTEYAVKLARHVGYSNAGTVEFLVDESGNFYFIEVNARLQVEHTVTEEITGIDLVQSQIRIAEGMTLPELGMTQEKIIPQGFAIQCRVTTEDPAKNFQPDTGRIEVFRSGEGMGIRLDGASAFAGAIISPYYDSLLVKVIAHAGDLQSSCAKMNRALREFRVRGVKTNIPFLLNVLENQKFLNGIVDTYFIDENPQLFQLQPSQNRAQKLLNYIGTVLVNGPSTPLATQLKPADIKPHIPQIALDFAKLAAAEETNDPDVPEFMVPPKGFRHIYKEQGPEAFAKAIRQHKGLLLMDTTFRDAHQSLLATRVRSHDLLMISPFVAHKFNNLYSLENWGGATFDVALRFLHECPWERLEDMRKAIPNIPFQMLLRGANAVGYTNYPDNVVFKFCELAVKTGMDIFRVFDSLNYLPNLIVGMEAAGKAGGIVEGAISYTGDVSDPTRTKYNLKYYTDLADELVKVGTHVLAIKDMAGLLKPRAAEMLIDAIRQKHPDVPLHIHTHDTAGAGVASMLACAKSGADVVDVAVDSMSGMTSQPSMGAIVASLQGTDLDTKLDLPDVSEYSAYWEQTRTLYAPFECTTTMKSGNADVYLNEIPGGQYTNLQFQAYSLGLGEFFEDVKKAYRHANLLLGDIIKVTPSSKVVGDLAQFMVQNKLTADDVLKRAEELSFPKSVVEFLQGAIGEPHGGFPEPLRSKVLKDMPRVQGRPGASLEPLDFDALKKELKESHPHVTEKDVMSAALYPKVTKDYLSFKEQFGPVDKFETRIFLTGPKVGEVFDVTIEKGKTLGIKTLAVADDLTKNGEREVFFELNGQLRSVFIKDKEAVKELHVHPKATKGDNNQLGAPMPGEVIDIRVKVGDTVEKGVPLVVLSAMKMEMVVQAPRAGKIKSLEINQGMRLEGDDLILTFE, encoded by the exons ATGCATTCCATGCGTGCCCATCGGGCGTTAAACAAGCATAAAACGGTATTACAAATATGGAAGATTGCTACGAGATGTTTTGGCACGGATGTAGAGTACAGACCAATCAGAAGTGTCCTCGTCGCCAATCGAG GAGAAATTGCCATTCGTGTGTTTCGTGCTTGCTCGGAACTCGGCATTCGCTCCGTGGCAATTTATTCGGAACAGGATAAAATGCAGATGCATCGTCAGAAAGCAGATGAAGGTTATTTAGTAGGCCAAGGATTACCACCTGTTCAAGCTTATCTGAATATTCCTGAAATTATCCAAGTAGCTAAGGAAAACAATGTTGACGCTATTCATCCTGGTTACGGATTCCTTTCCGAAAGAGCAGACTTTGCTCAAGCGGTCACTAATGCTGGCATCAGGTTCATCGGACCCAGTCCCAAAGTCGTCCAACAAATGGGAGACaaa GTGGCTGCTAGACAAGCTGCGATTGAGGCTGGTGTACCTATCGTTCCGGGAACAGATGGACCGGTAACAAATTCTGATGAAGCGGTAGAGTTCTGCATGAAACATGGTCTTCCGGTCATCTTCAAGGCAGCATACGGAGGTGGAGGACGAG GTATGAGAGTCGTAAGACAAATGGAAGAAGTTCGTGAGATGTTCGATCGTGCATCATCCGAAGCGGCGGCTGCTTTTGGAAATGGTGCAATGTTCATCGAGAAATTCATTGAGAGACCCCGTCATATTGAAGTTCAATTACTTGGAGACCATGCTGGCAATGTCGtacatttatttgaacgcgACTGTTCTGTGCAGCGACGTCACCAAAAG GTTGTCGAGATAGCGCCGGCTCCAGCATTAGCGCCCAAGGTTCGCGAAAAAATGACTGAATACGCCGTCAAGTTGGCAAGACACGTTGGTTATTCAAATGCCGGTACTGTAGAATTCTTGGTCGATGAATCTGGCAATTTCTACTTCATTGAAGTCAACGCCCGATTACAAGTTGAGCACACAGTAACTGAAGAAATAACCGG AATTGATCTCGTGCAATCACAAATTCGTATCGCCGAGGGCATGACACTTCCAGAACTCGGTATgacacaagaaaaaataatacctcaaGGATTCGCAATTCAGTGCCGAGTAACTACGGAAGATCCAGCTAAAAATTTCCAACCGGACACCGGAAGAATAGAAGTTTTCCGTTCTGGCGAAGGTATGGGTATTCGATTGGACGGAGCTTCCGCATTCGCTGGTGCTATAATTTCGCCCTATTACGATTCGCTTCTTGTTAAg GTAATTGCTCATGCCGGCGATCTTCAGTCATCGTGCGCCAAGATGAATCGAGCCCTTCGCGAATTCCGTGTGCGTGGAGTAAAGACGAACATACCTTTTCTATTAAATGTTTTGGAGAATCAAAAGTTCCTAAATGGCATCGTCGACACATACTTCATCGATGAAAATCCTCAGCTCTTTCAATTACAGCCAAGCCAGAATCGTGCACAAAAATTGCTCAATTATATAGGTACCGTCTTGGTAAACGGTCCGAGCACACCATTAGCTACTCAACTGAAGCCAGCGGACATCAAACCGCACATTCCGCAGATTGCTCTAG actttGCTAAGCTTGCAGCTGCAGAAGAGACCAATGATCCTGACGTACCAG AATTTATGGTTCCTCCGAAAGGATTCCGACACATTTATAAAGAGCAAGGTCCGGAAGCTTTCGCCAAGGCTATTAGGCAGCACAAGGGTCTCCTTTTGATGGACACCACTTTTCGTGATGCTCATCAATCTCTTTTGGCAACTCGTGTTCGTTCGCACGATTTACTGATGATCTCTCCATTCGTCGCTCACAAATTCAATAATCTCTACTCGTTGGAGAACTGGGGTGGTGCGACTTTTGATGTGGCCTTAAGATTCCTACATGAATGTCCTTGGGAACGGCTAGAAGATATGCGCAAAGCCATTCCTAATATTCCATTCCAAATGCTGCTGAGAGGCGCTAACGCTGTCGGGTACACTAATTATCCCGATAACGTTGTCTTCAAATTCTGTGAACTGGCTGTGAAGACTGGCATGGACATCTTTAGAGTATTCGATTCGCTCAATTACCTGCCAAATCTTATCGTTG gtATGGAGGCTGCGGGGAAAGCCGGAGGTATCGTCGAAGGGGCGATTTCCTACACAGGTGATGTAAGCGACCCGACTCGTACTAAATACAACTTAAAGTATTACACCGACTTGGCGGATGAGCTAGTTAAAGTGGGCACACATGTCCTGGCGATCAAAGATATGGCCGGATTGCTCAAACCGAGAGCAGCTGAGATGCTGATCGACGCGATTAGACAGAAGCATCCGGATGTGCCTCTTCACATACACACCCATGATACTGCCGGAGCTGGAGTAGCCTCTATGTTAGCCTGTGCGAAGAGTGGTGCCGATGTCGTCGACGTTGCCGTTGATAGCATGTCTGGCATGACCAGCCAACCTTCCATGGGCGCTATTGTTGCCTCTCTGCAGG GAACGGACCTTGATACTAAGTTGGATTTACCTGATGTCTCCGAATATTCGGCGTATTGGGAGCAAACGAGAACACTTTATGCACCCTTCGAGTGCACAACAACGATGAAGTCCGGAAACGCGGACGTTTACCTCAACGAAATTCCCGGTGGCCAGTACACGAATCTACAATTTCAAGCTTACTCGCTCGGTCTGGGCGAGTTCTTCGAAGACGTGAAAAAGGCGTATCGACATGCCAATCTCCTGCTCGGTGATATTATTAAAGTCACACCGAGCTCCAAAGTTGTTGGCGATTTAGCGCAATTTATGGTTCAAAATAAATTGACCGCTGATGATGTTCTCAAGAGAGCCGAGGAATTGTCGTTCCCTAAATCGGTGGTCGAGTTTCTTCAGGGTGCCATTGGTGAACCTCATGGTGGATTCCCTGAACCTCTCAG GTCGAAAGTTCTCAAGGATATGCCACGCGTGCAGGGCAGGCCAGGGGCAAGTTTGGAACCGCTCGACTTCGATGCCTTGAAAAAAGAGCTAAAAGAATCTCATCCGCACGTCACCGAAAAGGATGTCATGTCGGCCGCGCTTTATCCTAAAGTAACGAAGGACTACTTGAGCTTCAAGGAACAATTTGGTCCAGTAGATAAATTTGAGACCAGAATCTTCCTCACGGGGCCTAAAGTAGGCGAGGTATTCGATGTTACGATTGAGAAGGGCAAAACTCTCGGCATTAAAACTCTGGCGGTTGCCGATGATCTCACGAAAAATGGCGAACGCGAGGTGTTCTTCGAGTTGAACGGTCAATTGAGATCTGTGTTCATCAAGGATAAAGAGGCTGTTAAG GAATTGCATGTGCATCCGAAAGCAACGAAAGGTGACAACAATCAATTGGGAGCGCCGATGCCCGGCGAAGTGATCGACATTAGAGTAAAAGTTGGCGACACCGTGGAAAAAGGTGTGCCATTAGTTGTGCTGTCAGCCATGAAGATGGAAATGGTTGTGCAAGCACCCAGAGCAGGAAAAATCAAAAGTCTTGAAATTAACCAGGGCATGAGATTGGAAGGAGATGATCTTATCCTAACATTCGAATAG
- the LOC105839415 gene encoding pyruvate carboxylase, mitochondrial isoform X2 has translation MHSMRAHRALNKHKTVLQIWKIATRCFGTDVEYRPIRSVLVANRGEIAIRVFRACSELGIRSVAIYSEQDKMQMHRQKADEGYLVGQGLPPVQAYLNIPEIIQVAKENNVDAIHPGYGFLSERADFAQAVTNAGIRFIGPSPKVVQQMGDKVAARQAAIEAGVPIVPGTDGPVTNSDEAVEFCMKHGLPVIFKAAYGGGGRGMRVVRQMEEVREMFDRASSEAAAAFGNGAMFIEKFIERPRHIEVQLLGDHAGNVVHLFERDCSVQRRHQKVVEIAPAPALAPKVREKMTEYAVKLARHVGYSNAGTVEFLVDESGNFYFIEVNARLQVEHTVTEEITGIDLVQSQIRIAEGMTLPELGMTQEKIIPQGFAIQCRVTTEDPAKNFQPDTGRIEVFRSGEGMGIRLDGASAFAGAIISPYYDSLLVKVIAHAGDLQSSCAKMNRALREFRVRGVKTNIPFLLNVLENQKFLNGIVDTYFIDENPQLFQLQPSQNRAQKLLNYIGTVLVNGPSTPLATQLKPADIKPHIPQIALEFMVPPKGFRHIYKEQGPEAFAKAIRQHKGLLLMDTTFRDAHQSLLATRVRSHDLLMISPFVAHKFNNLYSLENWGGATFDVALRFLHECPWERLEDMRKAIPNIPFQMLLRGANAVGYTNYPDNVVFKFCELAVKTGMDIFRVFDSLNYLPNLIVGMEAAGKAGGIVEGAISYTGDVSDPTRTKYNLKYYTDLADELVKVGTHVLAIKDMAGLLKPRAAEMLIDAIRQKHPDVPLHIHTHDTAGAGVASMLACAKSGADVVDVAVDSMSGMTSQPSMGAIVASLQGTDLDTKLDLPDVSEYSAYWEQTRTLYAPFECTTTMKSGNADVYLNEIPGGQYTNLQFQAYSLGLGEFFEDVKKAYRHANLLLGDIIKVTPSSKVVGDLAQFMVQNKLTADDVLKRAEELSFPKSVVEFLQGAIGEPHGGFPEPLRSKVLKDMPRVQGRPGASLEPLDFDALKKELKESHPHVTEKDVMSAALYPKVTKDYLSFKEQFGPVDKFETRIFLTGPKVGEVFDVTIEKGKTLGIKTLAVADDLTKNGEREVFFELNGQLRSVFIKDKEAVKELHVHPKATKGDNNQLGAPMPGEVIDIRVKVGDTVEKGVPLVVLSAMKMEMVVQAPRAGKIKSLEINQGMRLEGDDLILTFE, from the exons ATGCATTCCATGCGTGCCCATCGGGCGTTAAACAAGCATAAAACGGTATTACAAATATGGAAGATTGCTACGAGATGTTTTGGCACGGATGTAGAGTACAGACCAATCAGAAGTGTCCTCGTCGCCAATCGAG GAGAAATTGCCATTCGTGTGTTTCGTGCTTGCTCGGAACTCGGCATTCGCTCCGTGGCAATTTATTCGGAACAGGATAAAATGCAGATGCATCGTCAGAAAGCAGATGAAGGTTATTTAGTAGGCCAAGGATTACCACCTGTTCAAGCTTATCTGAATATTCCTGAAATTATCCAAGTAGCTAAGGAAAACAATGTTGACGCTATTCATCCTGGTTACGGATTCCTTTCCGAAAGAGCAGACTTTGCTCAAGCGGTCACTAATGCTGGCATCAGGTTCATCGGACCCAGTCCCAAAGTCGTCCAACAAATGGGAGACaaa GTGGCTGCTAGACAAGCTGCGATTGAGGCTGGTGTACCTATCGTTCCGGGAACAGATGGACCGGTAACAAATTCTGATGAAGCGGTAGAGTTCTGCATGAAACATGGTCTTCCGGTCATCTTCAAGGCAGCATACGGAGGTGGAGGACGAG GTATGAGAGTCGTAAGACAAATGGAAGAAGTTCGTGAGATGTTCGATCGTGCATCATCCGAAGCGGCGGCTGCTTTTGGAAATGGTGCAATGTTCATCGAGAAATTCATTGAGAGACCCCGTCATATTGAAGTTCAATTACTTGGAGACCATGCTGGCAATGTCGtacatttatttgaacgcgACTGTTCTGTGCAGCGACGTCACCAAAAG GTTGTCGAGATAGCGCCGGCTCCAGCATTAGCGCCCAAGGTTCGCGAAAAAATGACTGAATACGCCGTCAAGTTGGCAAGACACGTTGGTTATTCAAATGCCGGTACTGTAGAATTCTTGGTCGATGAATCTGGCAATTTCTACTTCATTGAAGTCAACGCCCGATTACAAGTTGAGCACACAGTAACTGAAGAAATAACCGG AATTGATCTCGTGCAATCACAAATTCGTATCGCCGAGGGCATGACACTTCCAGAACTCGGTATgacacaagaaaaaataatacctcaaGGATTCGCAATTCAGTGCCGAGTAACTACGGAAGATCCAGCTAAAAATTTCCAACCGGACACCGGAAGAATAGAAGTTTTCCGTTCTGGCGAAGGTATGGGTATTCGATTGGACGGAGCTTCCGCATTCGCTGGTGCTATAATTTCGCCCTATTACGATTCGCTTCTTGTTAAg GTAATTGCTCATGCCGGCGATCTTCAGTCATCGTGCGCCAAGATGAATCGAGCCCTTCGCGAATTCCGTGTGCGTGGAGTAAAGACGAACATACCTTTTCTATTAAATGTTTTGGAGAATCAAAAGTTCCTAAATGGCATCGTCGACACATACTTCATCGATGAAAATCCTCAGCTCTTTCAATTACAGCCAAGCCAGAATCGTGCACAAAAATTGCTCAATTATATAGGTACCGTCTTGGTAAACGGTCCGAGCACACCATTAGCTACTCAACTGAAGCCAGCGGACATCAAACCGCACATTCCGCAGATTGCTCTAG AATTTATGGTTCCTCCGAAAGGATTCCGACACATTTATAAAGAGCAAGGTCCGGAAGCTTTCGCCAAGGCTATTAGGCAGCACAAGGGTCTCCTTTTGATGGACACCACTTTTCGTGATGCTCATCAATCTCTTTTGGCAACTCGTGTTCGTTCGCACGATTTACTGATGATCTCTCCATTCGTCGCTCACAAATTCAATAATCTCTACTCGTTGGAGAACTGGGGTGGTGCGACTTTTGATGTGGCCTTAAGATTCCTACATGAATGTCCTTGGGAACGGCTAGAAGATATGCGCAAAGCCATTCCTAATATTCCATTCCAAATGCTGCTGAGAGGCGCTAACGCTGTCGGGTACACTAATTATCCCGATAACGTTGTCTTCAAATTCTGTGAACTGGCTGTGAAGACTGGCATGGACATCTTTAGAGTATTCGATTCGCTCAATTACCTGCCAAATCTTATCGTTG gtATGGAGGCTGCGGGGAAAGCCGGAGGTATCGTCGAAGGGGCGATTTCCTACACAGGTGATGTAAGCGACCCGACTCGTACTAAATACAACTTAAAGTATTACACCGACTTGGCGGATGAGCTAGTTAAAGTGGGCACACATGTCCTGGCGATCAAAGATATGGCCGGATTGCTCAAACCGAGAGCAGCTGAGATGCTGATCGACGCGATTAGACAGAAGCATCCGGATGTGCCTCTTCACATACACACCCATGATACTGCCGGAGCTGGAGTAGCCTCTATGTTAGCCTGTGCGAAGAGTGGTGCCGATGTCGTCGACGTTGCCGTTGATAGCATGTCTGGCATGACCAGCCAACCTTCCATGGGCGCTATTGTTGCCTCTCTGCAGG GAACGGACCTTGATACTAAGTTGGATTTACCTGATGTCTCCGAATATTCGGCGTATTGGGAGCAAACGAGAACACTTTATGCACCCTTCGAGTGCACAACAACGATGAAGTCCGGAAACGCGGACGTTTACCTCAACGAAATTCCCGGTGGCCAGTACACGAATCTACAATTTCAAGCTTACTCGCTCGGTCTGGGCGAGTTCTTCGAAGACGTGAAAAAGGCGTATCGACATGCCAATCTCCTGCTCGGTGATATTATTAAAGTCACACCGAGCTCCAAAGTTGTTGGCGATTTAGCGCAATTTATGGTTCAAAATAAATTGACCGCTGATGATGTTCTCAAGAGAGCCGAGGAATTGTCGTTCCCTAAATCGGTGGTCGAGTTTCTTCAGGGTGCCATTGGTGAACCTCATGGTGGATTCCCTGAACCTCTCAG GTCGAAAGTTCTCAAGGATATGCCACGCGTGCAGGGCAGGCCAGGGGCAAGTTTGGAACCGCTCGACTTCGATGCCTTGAAAAAAGAGCTAAAAGAATCTCATCCGCACGTCACCGAAAAGGATGTCATGTCGGCCGCGCTTTATCCTAAAGTAACGAAGGACTACTTGAGCTTCAAGGAACAATTTGGTCCAGTAGATAAATTTGAGACCAGAATCTTCCTCACGGGGCCTAAAGTAGGCGAGGTATTCGATGTTACGATTGAGAAGGGCAAAACTCTCGGCATTAAAACTCTGGCGGTTGCCGATGATCTCACGAAAAATGGCGAACGCGAGGTGTTCTTCGAGTTGAACGGTCAATTGAGATCTGTGTTCATCAAGGATAAAGAGGCTGTTAAG GAATTGCATGTGCATCCGAAAGCAACGAAAGGTGACAACAATCAATTGGGAGCGCCGATGCCCGGCGAAGTGATCGACATTAGAGTAAAAGTTGGCGACACCGTGGAAAAAGGTGTGCCATTAGTTGTGCTGTCAGCCATGAAGATGGAAATGGTTGTGCAAGCACCCAGAGCAGGAAAAATCAAAAGTCTTGAAATTAACCAGGGCATGAGATTGGAAGGAGATGATCTTATCCTAACATTCGAATAG